Part of the bacterium genome is shown below.
GGTTCGTCTTGGGCTCAAGCTGGACCATATGTATCTTGAGATTCAGCGAACAAGGTTATTCATCTTCATGCTGGGTCTTATTGGGGTTTTATTAGGGTGGGTGCTGGCGGCAACCTTTACCAGAAGGATCACGATCCCTTTAAAGGACCTGGTCAAAGCGACGGTGGAGGTATCTGAAGGAAAATATGATGTCGATCTGAGTATCAGTACAGGTGATGAGGTACAGGACCTGGCTGAAAATTTTCAGCAGATGGTCTACAGGATCAGGGAAGGAAGGGAGGCCCTCGAGGCCAACCTGAAGGAAATAAGGGATCTGAAGCATTTCAGTGACCTTATCATCCTCTCCATAACCAACGGTCTGATGACCCTCGATGAAACGGGCAAGATCGTAACGTTTAACAGAAAAGCTGAAGAGATCCTCGCAGTCACCTCGGACGATGTTCTGGGAAAATCACCCGATTCAGTGTGGGGAAAAGACCACGAGATCAGCCGCTTTGCGAGGGAGGGGTTTGTCGGCGGCGGGACAGTCTCTGGTCGGGAACTACAACTTACAGTGGCTGGTGTTCCGCTTATCGTGGAACTTACCACTTCACCGATAATAGAGGCGGGTGGGCTGTCCAAGGGCCTTCTTGTTCTCTTTGATGACCTGACTGAGAAGAAAGCTCTCGAGAATCGGGTCAGACGCGCCGACCGACTCGCGGCCATGGGTACCCTGGCTGCGGGCCTTGCCCATGAAATTAAGAACCCATTAACAGCGGTGAGGGCTTTCGTTCAGATGTTCCCGGGAAAGTACGAGAAAGAGGAGTTTCGAGATAAATTTAACAGAATCGTTCCCAAAGAGCTCGACAGAATGAACGGGCTGCTTGAGGATCTCCTCGACCTGGTCAGAAAGCCAAGGTTAAGGATCAATGCCCTGAAAGCATACGATGTTATCGACCATGTCCTTGAATCCCTGGAACCGGAGATCGATAAACGTAATGTCCAGGTCAGCTGCCTGAACAAAGAGGCCGGGCACGAAGTGCTTGCGAATGAATCCTATCTCGTCCGGGCTGTGCACAATGTTGTACTCAATGCGATCCAGGCAATGCCGCCCGGTGGGTTTCTGACAATCGATACCAGTTCCGTGGCTACCGCGGATGGAAAAGATATGGTTGAAATAACAGTTACGGATACCGGGCCTGGTATCCCCGCTGAACAGGTGGACGATATCTTCAATCCCTTTTTCACCAGCAAGGAGAAAGGAACCGGCCTCGGTCTTGCTGTAACCAACAAGATCATCGAGGATCAGGGGGGCGAGGTTCGGGTCCAGAGTGAAAGAGCTCAAGGCACCGCTTTCACGATCAGCCTTCCGTCCTCCTGAATCAGGTGAGCAGGGAGGGGGGTATGTTGAGGAGGATGCAGGGTGCCCACAATCGTGTGCACCCTGTTGCCGCCAGGCAGCACTAAATAATTTGGCCGGGTCAAAAAAGGGAGCCTGCTTAAGAGCCAGTAGAGGGTTTTTAACACTCTTCCGGGGTTGGTTTGAATCTTGCTAGAGACAGTTCAGAAAGAAATAACGAGGAGTTAACTGTAAATGGGATCCAGCCGAAGGAGGCGTTATGGATAAAGGGAAAAAGGTTATATTGATAGTGGATGATAATGAGGCGTTAGTCGATGCCCTGGAAGTGCTTCTTTCTGAAGATTACGAGGTGATCCCGGCGACGAACGCTTATCAAGCCCTCGAGGTACTCAACTTCATGGTGCCCGATCTTATTTTTCTCGATATGTTCATGCCCGGATATAATGGGATCCAGCTGCTCCGCGAGATCCGGCAGATGAAACTTGCTTCAAGGGTCGTGATCATCACCGCCGCGGAAGCATATCTGTTGGGGGACGAGATCCAGAAGCTGAATGTTGACGGGTTCCTGCGCAAACCGTTTAATGTCCAGGATATTGAGGGCTTCGCTGCGGCAGCGTAAAGG
Proteins encoded:
- a CDS encoding response regulator; amino-acid sequence: MDKGKKVILIVDDNEALVDALEVLLSEDYEVIPATNAYQALEVLNFMVPDLIFLDMFMPGYNGIQLLREIRQMKLASRVVIITAAEAYLLGDEIQKLNVDGFLRKPFNVQDIEGFAAAA
- a CDS encoding ATP-binding protein, whose product is MSRTTIQRRLTLLFGITIVLVVALVGWLVSRQMSTEMLLQARRTGIALAAGIASSSSNDFYSYNYVALEQNAEEAARDPEIAYVVLYDKEGTVAAFSGQGKPDVEKAFPPLNEKDLKGVETSVVAGLVSSEDRRGFDILMPVTMPGSGTRWGSVRLGLKLDHMYLEIQRTRLFIFMLGLIGVLLGWVLAATFTRRITIPLKDLVKATVEVSEGKYDVDLSISTGDEVQDLAENFQQMVYRIREGREALEANLKEIRDLKHFSDLIILSITNGLMTLDETGKIVTFNRKAEEILAVTSDDVLGKSPDSVWGKDHEISRFAREGFVGGGTVSGRELQLTVAGVPLIVELTTSPIIEAGGLSKGLLVLFDDLTEKKALENRVRRADRLAAMGTLAAGLAHEIKNPLTAVRAFVQMFPGKYEKEEFRDKFNRIVPKELDRMNGLLEDLLDLVRKPRLRINALKAYDVIDHVLESLEPEIDKRNVQVSCLNKEAGHEVLANESYLVRAVHNVVLNAIQAMPPGGFLTIDTSSVATADGKDMVEITVTDTGPGIPAEQVDDIFNPFFTSKEKGTGLGLAVTNKIIEDQGGEVRVQSERAQGTAFTISLPSS